One region of uncultured Desulfovibrio sp. genomic DNA includes:
- a CDS encoding DeoR/GlpR family DNA-binding transcription regulator, with the protein MLPAERRREMARLIKNRGAVNTRELAEALGISTMTVRRDLKVLEERNQLELTWGGAVPLCFEANDIPRARKAVSMLEAKQAIARAACQFIKNEDFIALDAGTTSLELARLLPTLPLTSLGVVTPDLEIALLLSGCDRISVFLSGGLIDPVSRACNDSDAVAYLRGLRLTMAFVGTNVWDAHHGVTTSTSAKMHYKRQLMTSADKTFLLADASKYAKFSPWLVAGVDRFDHIITDSGLTAEARAALQEAGARLCLAD; encoded by the coding sequence ATGTTGCCAGCAGAACGCCGCAGAGAAATGGCCCGCCTCATCAAAAACCGGGGCGCGGTCAATACTCGCGAACTTGCCGAAGCGCTGGGCATTTCCACCATGACTGTGCGCCGTGACCTCAAGGTACTGGAAGAACGCAACCAGCTTGAACTCACCTGGGGCGGGGCCGTGCCTCTGTGTTTTGAAGCCAACGACATCCCCCGCGCCCGCAAGGCCGTTTCCATGCTTGAAGCCAAGCAGGCCATAGCCCGAGCCGCCTGCCAGTTTATCAAAAACGAAGACTTTATTGCCCTGGATGCGGGCACCACCAGCCTTGAGCTGGCCCGCCTGCTGCCCACCCTGCCCCTCACAAGCCTCGGCGTTGTCACGCCTGATCTGGAAATAGCCCTGCTGCTTTCGGGCTGCGACCGTATCTCCGTCTTTCTTTCCGGCGGGCTTATCGACCCCGTCAGCCGCGCCTGCAACGACAGTGATGCCGTGGCCTACCTGCGCGGCCTGCGCCTCACCATGGCCTTTGTGGGCACCAACGTATGGGACGCGCACCACGGCGTCACCACCAGCACTTCCGCCAAAATGCATTACAAGCGCCAGCTCATGACCAGCGCCGACAAAACATTTCTGCTTGCGGACGCGTCCAAGTATGCCAAGTTCAGCCCCTGGCTGGTGGCCGGGGTGGATCGCTTTGACCACATCATCACCGACAGCGGCCTGACCGCCGAAGCCCGCGCCGCCCTGCAAGAAGCAGGCGCGCGCCTGTGCCTCGCCGACTAA